The DNA region CGACCGATACGGGCGGGTCATGAGGCGCCTTGGCGGCGAGGCCCTCTTCGTGAACGACCGAGGCAACGCGATCGAGGGCACCACGACCTCGTTCGTTTGGTGGCGGGAAGGCCGGCTCATGCATGCTCCCTCGACCACCATGCGACCCCGGGTTGCCTCGATCACCGAGCGGATCGTGACCGAGATCGCAGCTCGGCTCGGCTACGAGACCGGGACCGAGCTATGCTCACCGTTGGAGCTTGCCGAGACCGAGCTGTGGGCACTCAATGCCCTGCACGGAATACGACCGGTGACGCACCTCGATGGGGCACCGCTCAACGCCCCTAACGCCCAGCGACTCGAGACCTTCACGAAGGCGTTGCACGCGATGCGTGAACCGGTCGTCACGAACCGTTAGGCGCCCACCGAGCTTAGCCGCAGGTGCCTCGTCGCGTTCACACCCTCGGGCAGGTCGGTGTGTGAGATCACGACGACGGCTCGGTCGCTCGGAACAGCTCCCAGCAGGTCGCGAAGCATCGCGTCGGCATTTTCAGTGTCGACGCCCGCGGTTGGCTCGTCGAGCACAACGATCTCGAAGTCGGTGAGCAACACCCGAGCGAGGGCGATGCGGCTCGCCTGCCCGCCCGACACGAGCGCGCCGTGCTCGCCGACGTGCATGTCGAGGCCTCCGCGAGACTCGGCCCAATCGCGCAGCCCCACCCTGTCGAGCGCCTCGAGCAGCACTTCGTCAGGAGCGTCGGGCTGAGCGAACTTCAGGTTTTGGCGCAGGTCTGAGTCGAACAGGTGAGGTGACTGCTCTGACAACCCGATACGCGAGCGCACCTCGTGCGTCGTGAGGTGTTTCAGCTGCGTGCCGCCGAGGGTCAGCGAGCCCTCGTACTCGAGAAAACGCACGAGCACCTTAGCGAGCGTTGACTTGCCGGCGCCACTCTCACCGGTGATGAGCAGCGTCTCGCCGGCGTTCAACTCGAAGTCGACGTCCTCGAGCGTGTTGCGCGTTGCGCCAGGGTATCTTGCCGAGAGGTCATGCGCGGCGAGCAGCGCAACCGTGGAGTCAGGGCCCGCCTCCCGAGCCTCGGCGAGGCGCTCACGCGTCTCGCTTTCGCTCCCGGTGGTCTCGGGAATCTCGTCGGGAACGCGTTCGCCAAGCAGCGACTCAACGCGAGCAGCACTCTCGTCAACGAGCTGACGGGCCTGCATCGCCTGCGGAATCTGCGTGAGCACCTCGAAGAGGGCTGCGGGCACGATCACGAGAGCGGCGAGCACGGGAGCCGAGACGACGTCAAGGCCCGCCTCGGGGCGCATAAGCCAGAGGGTGACGAGGGTACTGAGGCCAGCGGCACCCGACATCAGGCCTGCGGTCATGCCGGTCAGCCCGGCCTCTTTCTGCTGCACCGAGACGTACTCGCGAGAGATCCGTGAGATGCGTTCGTCGTGTTTGCTCGTCGCCCCAAAGTGGTGCAGAACCTGTGCGGCCTCGAAGCGTTCGATGAGAGCGTCGATGAGCCGTGAGCGGATCTCGGTGAGCTCTGAACTCGACACCTTTCGACTGCGCACGATGAGCCACCTGGCGGTGAGCAGCGCGAGCACGATGAAGACGGTGTTCACGAGCGCGGCAAGCGGGCTCATGATGGCGACGAGACCGACGCCGAGCGCCACCGTGATGCCCGAAACGACGAGCGGCTGCCAAACACGCAGTGGCTGATCTTGCAGCTGGTCAATATCGTCGATGAGGCTCGCGTGCACATCGCCCGTCGTGCGCTGCTTCATCGCACCGGGAACGAGCGGAATCAGCCGCTTGAGCACATTCGAGCGCAGTGAGGCAAGCTGCTTGAGAGCACGATCGTGCGTGGCGAGCCGCTCGAGGTACCGAAAGACGGCCCGGCCGATCGCGAGGGCACGAACACCCACGATGGCAAAGGTGAGGTGCAAAATTGGGGGCTGCTCGCCCGAACGCATGATGAGCCACATACTGAGAATGAGCAGCGCGACCATCGAGGCGTCTGAGAGCACGCCCCAGAAGACGCCGGTGAAGAGAGCCTTAGGCGCTGGCATCGCAAGCGCCTTGGCGTCGAAGTGATCTTGAGCGCTGTGTGTCTGTTTCGTCACGCCGTCACCCTCGATTCCATACGCACAACGCGCGTTGCGGCCTCCATGACCGCGGGTCGGTGACTCACCACGACGAGCCCCTTACCTTCAGAAGCGAGCGCGCGAAGCGTCTCGATCACGCCCTGTTCGGTCTCGGCGTCAAGGGCCGAGGTCGGCTCGTCGAGCACGAGCAGCGGGAGATCATGCGCACGCAAGCGATAGAGTGCCCTCGCGAGCGCGAGACGCTGGGCCTGCCCGCCAGAGAGCCCCTCTCCTGAGGTGCCCAGCGAGGTTGAAGGATCGAGCCAGTCAAGCCTTGCCGCATCGAGCGAGGTGCGCACGAGTGCCTCGTCGGCCGAAGAATCGCCGAGCGCCACGTTCTCGGCGACTGTGCCACGCAACAGCCCGGGCTTCTGCCCACTCCATGCGGCGGGGGCCGCTTCAAGCGCGCCCTCGAAAGGCTGTGTACCCACCATCGCATTGAGCAGCGTCGTCTTCCCGACACCGCTTGGCCCAGCAAGCACGACAATCTCGCCGGGTGAGACAGTCATCGTGACGGGCTCGGCGACGGCGACACCGCCACGAACCGCTTGCACGCCGTCGAGCGACACGACGGCGTCACTCGCGGGAGTTGCGGGGGTGTTTGATGCCTCGCCCGCGTCTTCGAGAATCGCAAAGACATCCTGCGCGGCGGTAAGGCCCTCGCTCGAGGCGTGAAAAGCGGCCCCAACCTGACGTATCGGAACGAACACCTCGGGCACGAGCAGCAGCACGAACAGTGCAAGCGTGATCGGGAACGCTCCATCGACGAGCCTCGTGCCAACCGTTACCGCGACGA from Leucobacter sp. UCMA 4100 includes:
- the cydC gene encoding thiol reductant ABC exporter subunit CydC, with the translated sequence MTKQTHSAQDHFDAKALAMPAPKALFTGVFWGVLSDASMVALLILSMWLIMRSGEQPPILHLTFAIVGVRALAIGRAVFRYLERLATHDRALKQLASLRSNVLKRLIPLVPGAMKQRTTGDVHASLIDDIDQLQDQPLRVWQPLVVSGITVALGVGLVAIMSPLAALVNTVFIVLALLTARWLIVRSRKVSSSELTEIRSRLIDALIERFEAAQVLHHFGATSKHDERISRISREYVSVQQKEAGLTGMTAGLMSGAAGLSTLVTLWLMRPEAGLDVVSAPVLAALVIVPAALFEVLTQIPQAMQARQLVDESAARVESLLGERVPDEIPETTGSESETRERLAEAREAGPDSTVALLAAHDLSARYPGATRNTLEDVDFELNAGETLLITGESGAGKSTLAKVLVRFLEYEGSLTLGGTQLKHLTTHEVRSRIGLSEQSPHLFDSDLRQNLKFAQPDAPDEVLLEALDRVGLRDWAESRGGLDMHVGEHGALVSGGQASRIALARVLLTDFEIVVLDEPTAGVDTENADAMLRDLLGAVPSDRAVVVISHTDLPEGVNATRHLRLSSVGA
- the cydD gene encoding thiol reductant ABC exporter subunit CydD — encoded protein: MKPFDVRLLRYARGVLPLLSWGALLGVLRAIAIVAWAWSIAHLIAWYAKPIMVFDWSVTAYGRVFEGLEDKRQTWIILACAALVVRTAATWLMNWIAERGAATVKHQLRANALAHIDELGPGWVTTQSEAGLTLKLSRGLDALDNYFSQYLPQLFLTITVTPLLVLVLFRVDFLSAIIVVIVFPIIPVFMVLIGLATQGAQDKQWKVLGQLSNAYLDVVRGLPTLKLFRREGRQVERVENITEEYRSRTMKVLRVTFLSGFVLDLAGTFSVALVAVTVGTRLVDGAFPITLALFVLLLVPEVFVPIRQVGAAFHASSEGLTAAQDVFAILEDAGEASNTPATPASDAVVSLDGVQAVRGGVAVAEPVTMTVSPGEIVVLAGPSGVGKTTLLNAMVGTQPFEGALEAAPAAWSGQKPGLLRGTVAENVALGDSSADEALVRTSLDAARLDWLDPSTSLGTSGEGLSGGQAQRLALARALYRLRAHDLPLLVLDEPTSALDAETEQGVIETLRALASEGKGLVVVSHRPAVMEAATRVVRMESRVTA
- a CDS encoding aminotransferase class IV, which gives rise to MERLALADSLLVDLADGTPVARGLTLHLQRFRAGVRERAGERQEALLDDFFALALPSIDEYARANGPAFPRFECWQDRATFRFELALRPAPQRTREIALTTAQQPAADDAHLKGPNIDRYGRVMRRLGGEALFVNDRGNAIEGTTTSFVWWREGRLMHAPSTTMRPRVASITERIVTEIAARLGYETGTELCSPLELAETELWALNALHGIRPVTHLDGAPLNAPNAQRLETFTKALHAMREPVVTNR